The following coding sequences are from one Rathayibacter sp. SW19 window:
- a CDS encoding ROK family transcriptional regulator: MRKTSVGTRAVRGDPTDVLRLLFDRREWTRAELARATSLSRSTIVLRLDALRDVGLVREVGRLSPEGGRPTTKLALNDRVRTVAGIELGHSSCRVTIADLGAKPLAQTSLPIAHTDGYEHILNGIVDTLRRLLSDTAEEHGDLAAVTLGLPMSATLGAVGLIRTGGAKGWMGFPAREWLETELAVPVQLENDVNLMVLGERIEAFPEVADLLLVHVADGVGAAAVAGGNLVRGAANLAGEIAHVPALRRNDELCLCGNRGCLGAVATLPAVLSTLRREGRQAENLDDLMQLVARGDFIAARTLRQAGRDVGDVLVYSISSTNPQVLVLSGSLAFAGDHFIAGVRESLYSSGPPALTDGLQVVRSMKPAGSGTRGALQIAAEQVLSGDSLVALLEESA; this comes from the coding sequence ATGAGGAAGACCTCAGTAGGAACAAGAGCGGTGCGGGGAGACCCCACCGATGTCTTGCGGTTGCTTTTCGACCGCCGAGAATGGACCCGTGCCGAACTGGCCCGAGCCACGTCGCTTTCCCGGTCCACTATCGTTCTGCGCTTGGATGCGCTCCGCGATGTCGGCCTGGTGCGCGAGGTGGGGCGGCTCTCGCCCGAGGGCGGTCGTCCCACAACGAAACTTGCCCTCAACGACCGCGTTCGGACTGTGGCTGGAATTGAGTTAGGGCACTCATCATGTCGCGTGACGATCGCGGACCTCGGCGCAAAACCGCTCGCGCAGACGTCGCTGCCGATCGCCCACACCGACGGCTACGAGCACATCCTCAACGGCATCGTTGATACGCTCCGGCGGCTATTGTCTGACACGGCCGAAGAGCACGGTGACCTGGCCGCGGTCACGCTCGGCCTGCCGATGTCCGCCACGCTCGGCGCTGTCGGCCTCATTCGCACGGGCGGTGCGAAGGGGTGGATGGGTTTCCCCGCTCGCGAGTGGCTTGAGACAGAACTGGCCGTCCCCGTGCAGCTAGAAAACGATGTCAATCTGATGGTGCTCGGAGAGCGGATCGAGGCGTTTCCTGAAGTCGCTGACCTTCTACTGGTGCACGTTGCAGACGGTGTGGGGGCCGCGGCCGTCGCCGGTGGCAACCTGGTGAGAGGCGCCGCCAATCTTGCGGGCGAAATAGCGCATGTGCCGGCGCTGCGCCGTAATGATGAGTTGTGTCTGTGCGGCAACAGGGGCTGCCTCGGGGCGGTCGCCACGCTTCCTGCGGTGCTGAGTACTCTGCGGCGTGAAGGTCGCCAAGCTGAAAATCTCGACGACCTGATGCAGTTGGTTGCGCGCGGTGACTTTATTGCGGCGCGAACACTGCGCCAAGCCGGACGCGATGTCGGTGACGTGCTCGTCTACAGCATCAGTTCCACCAATCCACAGGTGCTTGTCCTGAGCGGCAGCCTTGCCTTTGCCGGCGACCATTTCATCGCCGGGGTCAGGGAGTCCCTTTATAGCTCCGGCCCGCCCGCCCTCACGGACGGACTTCAGGTTGTGCGATCGATGAAGCCTGCAGGGTCAGGCACGCGTGGAGCGCTCCAGATCGCCGCCGAGCAGGTGCTTTCCGGCGATAGCCTCGTCGCACTCCTCGAGGAGTCCGCCTAG
- the ilvD gene encoding dihydroxy-acid dehydratase — MPELEKTELDSAELESAAIDIKPRSRTVTDGIEATTSRGMLRAVGMGDEDWDKPQIGIASSWNEITPCNLSLDRLAQAAKEGVHSGGGYPLQFGTVSVSDGISMGHEGMHFSLVSREVIADSVETVMMAERLDGSVLLAGCDKSIPGMLMAAARLGLASVFLYAGSTMPGWVKLSDGVEKEVTIIDSFEAVGSCLAGTMSREDLHAIECAIVPGEGACGGMYTANTMASVAEALGLSMPGSAAPPAADRRRDYYAHRSGEAVVNMLRLGITTKDILTKKAFENAITVAMALGGSTNVVLHLLAIAREADVELTLDDFNRIGDKVPHIGDLKPFGQFVMNDVDHHGGIPVVMKALLDAGLLHGDALTVTGKTVAENLAVLNPQPLDGTVLRTLDNPIHPTGGLTILKGSFAPDGAVVKTAGFDADVFEGPARVFERERAAMDALTEGAINKGDVIVIRYEGPKGGPGMREMLAITAAIKGAGLGKDVLLLTDGRFSGGTTGLCIGHIAPEAVDAGPIAFVRDGDLIRVNIAARSLDLLVGESELAARRQGWEPLPPRYTRGVLAKYSKLVHSAAEGAITG; from the coding sequence ATGCCTGAGCTGGAGAAAACCGAGTTGGATAGCGCCGAGTTGGAAAGCGCCGCGATCGACATCAAGCCGCGCAGCCGCACCGTCACAGACGGTATTGAAGCAACGACCAGCCGGGGTATGCTCCGCGCAGTCGGCATGGGCGATGAGGATTGGGACAAACCTCAGATCGGAATCGCGAGCTCGTGGAACGAGATCACGCCGTGCAACCTCAGCCTTGATCGGCTCGCTCAGGCAGCGAAGGAGGGTGTGCATTCCGGCGGCGGCTACCCGCTGCAGTTCGGCACCGTCTCGGTCTCCGACGGCATTTCGATGGGACACGAGGGCATGCACTTCTCGCTGGTGTCGCGTGAGGTGATCGCCGACTCGGTCGAAACCGTGATGATGGCTGAGCGCCTCGACGGTTCCGTCTTGCTGGCCGGGTGCGACAAATCCATCCCCGGCATGCTGATGGCCGCCGCCCGGTTGGGGCTCGCATCCGTGTTCCTCTATGCGGGGTCGACAATGCCGGGCTGGGTCAAGCTTTCCGACGGTGTCGAGAAGGAGGTCACGATCATCGACTCGTTCGAGGCCGTGGGGTCCTGCCTCGCCGGAACGATGAGTCGTGAAGACCTGCACGCGATCGAGTGCGCGATCGTTCCAGGCGAAGGCGCCTGCGGAGGAATGTATACCGCGAACACGATGGCGTCCGTCGCAGAGGCCCTCGGTCTCAGCATGCCTGGCTCGGCGGCCCCGCCCGCGGCGGACCGCCGCCGCGACTACTACGCGCACCGCAGTGGCGAGGCCGTTGTGAACATGCTGCGGCTCGGAATCACGACCAAGGACATCCTGACCAAGAAGGCGTTCGAGAACGCCATCACCGTTGCCATGGCGCTCGGCGGCTCGACGAACGTCGTGCTGCACCTGCTCGCGATCGCGCGCGAGGCCGATGTCGAGCTCACCCTTGACGACTTCAACCGCATCGGCGACAAGGTGCCGCACATCGGCGACCTCAAGCCGTTCGGGCAGTTCGTGATGAACGACGTCGACCACCACGGTGGCATCCCGGTTGTCATGAAGGCGTTGCTAGATGCCGGGCTTCTGCACGGTGACGCGCTGACGGTGACCGGCAAGACCGTCGCAGAGAACCTCGCTGTCTTGAACCCGCAGCCGCTGGATGGCACCGTGCTGCGCACTCTTGACAACCCGATCCACCCGACAGGCGGGCTCACCATCCTCAAGGGGTCGTTCGCCCCGGACGGCGCCGTCGTCAAGACGGCCGGCTTCGACGCGGATGTCTTCGAAGGCCCAGCGCGCGTCTTCGAGCGCGAGCGTGCGGCCATGGACGCGCTGACCGAGGGCGCGATCAACAAGGGCGACGTCATCGTCATCCGCTATGAAGGCCCGAAGGGCGGACCCGGAATGCGCGAGATGCTGGCCATTACGGCAGCCATCAAGGGCGCGGGGCTCGGCAAGGATGTATTACTATTGACAGACGGTCGATTCTCAGGCGGCACAACCGGTCTGTGCATCGGCCACATAGCACCCGAAGCAGTGGACGCTGGTCCCATTGCCTTCGTGCGCGATGGTGATCTGATACGGGTCAATATCGCGGCTCGCTCACTCGACCTACTGGTCGGAGAGTCTGAGCTGGCAGCCCGCCGCCAAGGCTGGGAACCACTTCCCCCGCGCTATACCCGTGGCGTTCTCGCAAAGTACTCGAAGCTCGTGCATTCCGCTGCGGAAGGCGCGATCACCGGGTAG
- the ilvN gene encoding acetolactate synthase small subunit translates to MSAHVLSLLVEDKPGLLTRVAGLFARRGFNIESLAVGSSEIEGLSRITVVVDVEELPLEQVTKQLNKLINVIKIVELDPAQSVQREHLLIKVRVDNQTRSQVLEAVNLFRARVVDVVMDALVIEVTGDSGKTQAFLRVLEPYGIKEMAQSGLLAIGRGSKSITERVFKN, encoded by the coding sequence ATGAGCGCACACGTTCTGTCTCTCCTGGTCGAGGACAAGCCCGGCCTGCTGACCCGCGTCGCCGGCTTGTTCGCTCGTCGCGGTTTCAACATCGAGTCGCTCGCCGTGGGTTCGAGCGAGATTGAAGGCCTCTCCCGCATCACCGTCGTCGTCGATGTCGAGGAGCTCCCGTTGGAGCAGGTCACCAAACAGCTGAACAAGCTGATCAATGTGATCAAGATCGTCGAACTCGACCCCGCCCAATCGGTGCAGCGCGAACATCTGCTGATCAAAGTGCGGGTCGACAACCAGACCCGGTCGCAGGTGCTGGAAGCGGTCAACCTGTTCCGTGCGCGCGTGGTCGACGTCGTCATGGACGCCCTCGTCATCGAGGTGACAGGCGACAGCGGAAAGACTCAGGCATTCCTCCGAGTGCTCGAGCCGTACGGCATCAAGGAAATGGCGCAGTCCGGGCTGCTCGCGATCGGCCGCGGCTCGAAGTCCATCACCGAACGCGTCTTCAAGAATTGA
- a CDS encoding acetolactate synthase large subunit — protein sequence MSTESRIVPSPTAPHHTPESRTPETVTGAEAVVRTLELLGVTDVFGLPGGAILPLYDPLMDASKIRHILVRHEQGAGHAAEGYASSSGKVGVCIATSGPGATNLVTAIMDAHMDSVPLLAITGQVFSTLMGTDAFQEADIVGITMPITKHSFLVRRAEDVASTIAAAYLIASTGRPGPVLVDITKDAQQGTAPFIWPPKIDLPGYRPVTKAHGKQIHAAAQLLVDAKKPVLYVGGGVIRASAHKELLELAEVTGAPVVTTLMARGAFPDSHKQHLGMPGMHGTVPAVLALQEADLIVALGARFDDRVTGKTALFAQHAKIVHVDVDPAEISKIRTADVPIVGDAKDVIVDLTSAFHGLSSESAPDLGEWWTYLDGLREEFPLGYSPTADGLLSPQYVIKRIGELTGPEAVYAAGVGQHQMWAAQFIKYERPNAWLNSGGAGTMGYGVPAAMGAKVANPDRTVWAIDGDGCFQMTNQELATCTINNIPIKVAIINNSSLGMVRQWQTLFYDGRHSNTDLDTGHGTMHVPDFVKMAEAYGALGIRVTKEEEVDDAIKLALETNDRPVVIDFVVSRDAMVWPMVPQGVSNSYVQYAKEHSPQFEEEA from the coding sequence ATGTCCACGGAATCACGAATCGTGCCGTCGCCGACGGCTCCCCACCACACACCAGAATCACGCACCCCAGAAACCGTCACGGGCGCGGAAGCAGTCGTACGAACGCTTGAACTGCTCGGCGTCACGGACGTGTTCGGATTGCCCGGCGGAGCGATCCTGCCGCTGTACGACCCGCTGATGGACGCGTCGAAGATTCGTCACATCCTGGTTCGCCACGAACAGGGCGCCGGTCACGCAGCAGAGGGCTACGCATCCTCCAGCGGCAAGGTCGGCGTGTGCATCGCAACGAGCGGCCCCGGCGCCACGAATCTGGTGACGGCGATCATGGATGCCCATATGGACTCTGTTCCGCTGCTCGCGATCACCGGTCAGGTGTTCTCCACCCTGATGGGCACGGATGCCTTCCAAGAGGCGGACATCGTCGGCATCACAATGCCGATCACGAAGCACTCGTTCCTCGTGCGACGCGCGGAAGACGTCGCATCGACGATCGCCGCGGCCTATTTGATCGCCTCGACGGGCCGACCCGGCCCGGTTCTTGTCGATATCACCAAAGATGCCCAGCAGGGAACCGCACCGTTCATCTGGCCGCCGAAGATCGACCTGCCCGGCTATCGCCCGGTGACCAAGGCGCACGGCAAGCAGATCCACGCGGCCGCGCAGTTGCTCGTCGATGCGAAGAAGCCGGTGCTGTATGTCGGTGGCGGTGTGATCAGGGCCAGCGCACACAAAGAACTGCTGGAACTGGCGGAGGTCACCGGCGCCCCCGTCGTTACGACGCTGATGGCGCGTGGTGCGTTCCCCGACTCGCACAAGCAGCACCTCGGCATGCCCGGCATGCACGGTACTGTGCCCGCTGTGCTCGCCCTGCAGGAGGCCGACCTGATCGTGGCGCTCGGAGCTCGATTCGATGACAGGGTCACGGGCAAGACGGCACTGTTCGCCCAGCATGCCAAAATCGTTCATGTTGACGTCGACCCTGCGGAGATCTCGAAGATCCGCACGGCTGACGTACCCATCGTCGGCGATGCCAAGGATGTCATCGTCGACCTCACCTCGGCCTTCCATGGCCTGTCCTCCGAAAGCGCGCCGGACCTTGGCGAGTGGTGGACCTACCTGGACGGATTGCGTGAGGAGTTCCCGCTCGGTTACTCGCCCACCGCGGACGGGTTGCTCTCCCCGCAGTACGTGATCAAGCGGATTGGTGAGTTGACCGGGCCCGAGGCCGTCTATGCGGCCGGCGTCGGACAGCATCAGATGTGGGCGGCCCAATTCATCAAATACGAACGCCCCAACGCCTGGCTGAACTCCGGCGGGGCTGGAACGATGGGCTACGGCGTGCCGGCGGCGATGGGCGCAAAGGTCGCCAACCCCGACCGCACGGTTTGGGCGATCGACGGCGACGGATGCTTCCAGATGACCAATCAGGAACTGGCCACCTGCACGATCAACAACATCCCGATCAAGGTGGCGATCATCAACAACTCGTCGCTCGGCATGGTGCGTCAGTGGCAGACGCTCTTCTACGACGGCCGCCACTCGAACACAGACCTCGACACCGGGCACGGCACGATGCATGTTCCGGACTTCGTCAAGATGGCGGAAGCATACGGGGCCCTCGGCATCCGCGTCACGAAAGAAGAAGAGGTCGATGACGCCATCAAGTTGGCATTGGAGACCAATGATCGGCCGGTCGTGATCGACTTCGTCGTCAGCCGCGACGCGATGGTGTGGCCGATGGTGCCGCAGGGCGTCAGCAACAGCTACGTGCAGTACGCGAAAGAACACAGTCCGCAGTTCGAGGAGGAGGCATAG
- a CDS encoding Gfo/Idh/MocA family protein, with product MTGRNGAASSPTLVGLVGCGNIAERYVEGMKRFPELALAGCADVDGRFASALSERLGIRAYPSVEELLADPAISLIVNITPPRAHEAVTRAALKAGKHVYVEKPITTDPEPANQLLLEAKKAGLLVGAAPDTFLGSAAQTARKAVDDGVIGRPIAAVACIRYSRAEKWHPDPTFLFQPGGGPSLDLGPYYVTALVNLFGPVSEVSAFSSIGASHRTVTAPERRVDSIEVTTPTHASASLRFENGTIATVISSFDIWDTDMPFIEVFGENGTLQLGDPNEYDSPVRVRRHDDPDWSVLEPVFTPTGEPATPVQLLRGIGVADLASALSGADLHASGALALHVLDVITAFNRSSDRSEVVRIGSAVDRPTPSRRATAIESSPDTNRLEGITL from the coding sequence ATGACCGGACGCAACGGTGCGGCAAGCTCTCCGACGCTTGTCGGTTTGGTGGGCTGCGGAAACATCGCAGAACGCTACGTGGAAGGAATGAAACGGTTTCCGGAGCTGGCGCTTGCGGGATGTGCCGATGTCGACGGGCGCTTTGCGTCGGCGCTGAGCGAGCGCCTCGGCATCCGCGCATATCCAAGTGTCGAAGAACTCCTAGCCGATCCGGCGATCTCGTTGATCGTGAACATCACACCGCCTCGGGCGCATGAAGCCGTCACTCGGGCGGCCCTGAAAGCGGGCAAGCACGTTTACGTCGAGAAACCGATCACGACCGACCCGGAACCTGCGAACCAACTGCTTCTGGAAGCGAAAAAAGCCGGTCTGTTGGTCGGAGCCGCTCCCGACACGTTCCTCGGCAGCGCCGCGCAAACCGCCCGTAAGGCAGTGGACGACGGAGTCATCGGCCGCCCCATCGCCGCCGTCGCGTGCATCCGGTACTCACGCGCTGAAAAGTGGCATCCCGATCCCACATTCCTATTCCAGCCCGGCGGCGGTCCATCCCTGGACCTCGGCCCGTACTACGTCACTGCACTGGTGAATCTTTTCGGCCCGGTGTCCGAAGTGAGCGCATTCAGCAGCATCGGCGCGTCACATCGGACGGTCACAGCTCCGGAACGGCGCGTGGATTCGATCGAGGTGACGACTCCGACCCACGCTTCGGCATCGCTGCGATTCGAAAACGGGACGATTGCGACGGTCATCTCGAGTTTCGACATCTGGGACACTGACATGCCGTTCATCGAGGTCTTCGGAGAGAACGGCACTCTTCAACTCGGCGATCCGAATGAATATGACTCGCCAGTGCGCGTGCGCCGGCACGATGACCCGGACTGGTCCGTGCTCGAACCCGTATTCACCCCGACAGGCGAGCCGGCGACTCCCGTGCAGCTGCTGCGCGGCATCGGAGTGGCGGATCTCGCTTCCGCGCTCTCAGGTGCGGATCTTCACGCCAGCGGAGCCCTGGCTCTGCACGTCTTGGACGTCATTACAGCGTTCAACCGATCGAGTGACCGGTCTGAAGTCGTGCGCATCGGCTCCGCCGTGGACCGTCCGACCCCCTCTCGACGTGCCACTGCGATCGAATCTTCACCCGACACAAACCGCCTGGAAGGGATCACACTGTGA
- the serA gene encoding phosphoglycerate dehydrogenase, whose amino-acid sequence MSKPVVLIAEVLSPATVDALGPDFDVRTVDGTDRAALLAALTDAEAILVRSATKVDAEAIAAAPKLRVIARAGVGLDNVDIKAATTAGVMVVNAPVSNIISAAELTIGHILSLARHIPAGHASLADGQWKRSKYTGVELYEKTIGIIGLGRIGALIAARLQAFGTSIIAYDPYVTSARAQQLGVQLVSLDELLASSDFISIHMPKTPETVGMISDEQLALMKPSAFIVNVARGGLIDEDALYRALSAGSIAGAGLDVFTSEPPEDSPLLALENIVVTPHLGASTDEAQEKAGVSVAKSVRLALSGELVPDAVNVAGGVIDEYVRPGIPLVEKLGQVFSGLAGSPLTSIDVEVRGDLVNYDVSVLKLAALKGVFSNIVSDNVSYVNAPLLAEQRGIEVRLITDAVTKDYHNEITLSGALSDGSQISVAGTITGTKQVEKLIGINGYEIEVPLAEHMIVMIYDDRPGIVAIYGQQLGDAGINIAGMQIARTAAGGKALSVVIVDSPVPEGLLETVRTAISADVTYEIDIAD is encoded by the coding sequence GTGTCAAAACCGGTCGTGCTGATCGCCGAAGTCCTTTCCCCCGCCACCGTCGATGCGCTCGGCCCCGATTTCGACGTGCGCACCGTCGACGGAACGGATCGTGCCGCCCTGCTTGCGGCGCTCACAGACGCGGAAGCCATCCTGGTGCGCTCCGCCACGAAGGTCGACGCCGAGGCTATCGCGGCCGCACCGAAGTTGCGTGTGATCGCCCGAGCAGGCGTCGGGCTCGACAACGTTGACATCAAGGCGGCAACCACGGCAGGTGTGATGGTCGTCAACGCGCCGGTCTCGAACATCATCTCGGCCGCCGAACTGACGATCGGCCACATCCTGAGCCTTGCCCGGCACATTCCGGCAGGGCACGCATCGCTGGCCGATGGTCAGTGGAAGCGTTCGAAGTACACCGGTGTCGAACTCTATGAGAAGACGATCGGCATCATCGGCCTCGGCAGGATCGGTGCGCTGATCGCCGCGCGGCTTCAGGCGTTCGGCACGTCGATCATCGCATACGACCCCTATGTGACCAGCGCACGGGCGCAGCAACTCGGCGTTCAACTGGTCAGCCTCGATGAGCTGCTCGCATCCTCCGACTTCATTTCCATCCACATGCCGAAAACGCCAGAGACGGTTGGCATGATCAGCGACGAGCAGCTCGCACTGATGAAACCGTCTGCGTTCATCGTCAATGTCGCCCGCGGCGGTCTCATCGATGAGGATGCCCTCTACCGCGCACTGTCTGCAGGTTCGATCGCTGGGGCGGGGCTCGACGTGTTCACGTCAGAGCCGCCGGAAGACTCCCCGCTGCTCGCGCTGGAGAACATCGTGGTTACTCCGCATCTGGGTGCCTCCACGGACGAAGCGCAGGAGAAGGCAGGTGTCTCCGTCGCGAAGTCGGTGCGCTTGGCGCTGTCCGGTGAACTGGTTCCGGATGCCGTCAATGTCGCAGGCGGGGTCATCGACGAATACGTGCGCCCCGGCATCCCGCTGGTCGAGAAGCTCGGGCAGGTCTTCAGTGGACTTGCCGGCAGCCCGCTGACCAGTATCGATGTCGAGGTTCGTGGCGACCTGGTCAACTACGACGTCAGCGTGCTCAAGCTGGCGGCCCTCAAGGGCGTCTTCTCCAACATCGTCAGCGACAACGTGTCCTATGTGAATGCGCCACTCCTGGCCGAACAGCGCGGTATCGAGGTGCGCCTCATCACAGACGCTGTCACGAAGGACTACCACAACGAGATCACTCTGAGTGGTGCGCTCAGCGACGGTTCTCAGATCTCAGTGGCCGGCACCATCACCGGTACGAAACAGGTTGAGAAGCTCATCGGCATCAACGGCTACGAGATCGAGGTGCCGCTCGCTGAGCACATGATCGTGATGATCTACGATGACCGGCCCGGTATCGTCGCGATCTATGGCCAGCAGCTCGGAGACGCCGGCATCAACATCGCGGGTATGCAAATTGCGCGGACGGCGGCGGGCGGAAAGGCATTGAGCGTCGTGATCGTCGACTCTCCGGTACCGGAAGGACTTCTCGAGACCGTGCGCACGGCGATCTCCGCCGACGTGACCTACGAGATCGACATCGCCGACTAG
- a CDS encoding copper homeostasis protein CutC: MPGSTVAVEIAVQDVEGVRIALGEGADTVELCSALRVGGLTPSAGVVELAAELARDAGRQGFLHVLVRPRPGGFYYSGNEIDVILRDIRQLRELGADGIVTGVLDERGRVDIDTMHGLVDAAGALDVTFHRAIDVAPHPVAAVEKLSLIGVRRVLSSGQSKRSIDGVELLRAMTDKARGKVNVIAGGNVTPQDIPALAAAGVLSVHLSARHVVVGTASGPGGGDASYDATDAALVRAAIAAARSR, from the coding sequence ATGCCCGGTTCAACCGTGGCAGTAGAAATTGCAGTACAAGACGTCGAGGGCGTGCGGATTGCGCTCGGTGAAGGCGCGGACACGGTCGAGTTGTGTTCGGCCTTGCGCGTCGGCGGGCTGACGCCGTCGGCCGGCGTCGTCGAATTGGCTGCTGAGCTGGCGCGCGATGCCGGCCGGCAGGGGTTCTTGCACGTCCTGGTGCGCCCGCGCCCTGGTGGCTTCTACTACAGCGGCAACGAGATTGACGTGATCCTGCGCGACATCCGTCAGCTTCGCGAATTGGGAGCAGACGGTATCGTCACCGGTGTGCTCGACGAGCGGGGGCGGGTCGACATCGACACGATGCACGGCCTGGTCGATGCCGCCGGGGCGCTGGATGTCACATTTCACCGGGCGATCGACGTTGCACCGCATCCGGTCGCCGCTGTAGAGAAACTATCGCTGATCGGCGTGCGACGCGTGCTCAGTTCTGGGCAGTCCAAACGCAGCATCGACGGTGTCGAATTGCTTCGTGCGATGACCGATAAGGCCAGAGGCAAGGTGAACGTGATCGCGGGTGGCAACGTCACGCCGCAGGATATCCCCGCGTTGGCGGCAGCCGGTGTGCTCAGTGTGCACTTGTCCGCTCGGCATGTGGTCGTCGGCACGGCGAGCGGACCGGGCGGCGGGGATGCGTCTTACGATGCCACGGATGCCGCACTCGTGCGTGCCGCTATCGCGGCGGCCCGCAGCCGCTAG
- the ilvC gene encoding ketol-acid reductoisomerase has product MAEIYYDNDADLAIIQGKKVAVIGYGSQGHAHAQNLRDSGVEVVVGLKEGSKSKQKAEEAGFRVFSSADAAEWADVIVILAPDQVQRHLYADDIAPHLAAGKALVFGHGFNIRFEYIQAPDGVDVIMVAPKGPGHTVRREYEAGRGVPVAVAVEKDATGNAWPLVLSYAKGIGGLRAGGIKTTFTEETETDLFGEQSVLCGGVSQLIQYGFETLTEAGYQPEIAYFEVLHEMKLIVDLIWEGGIAKQRWSVSDTAEYGDYVSGPRVIDPRVKENMKAVLSDIQDGTFAARFIADQDAGAPEFLALRAKGEQHPIEATGRELRKLFAWNSSNDDDYVDGEVAR; this is encoded by the coding sequence GTGGCTGAAATCTATTACGACAATGACGCAGACCTTGCCATCATCCAGGGCAAGAAGGTCGCTGTCATCGGTTATGGCTCGCAAGGCCACGCGCACGCGCAGAACCTGCGTGACTCCGGAGTCGAGGTCGTTGTCGGCCTCAAGGAAGGCTCGAAGTCCAAGCAGAAGGCGGAAGAGGCCGGATTCCGCGTTTTCAGCTCGGCTGACGCGGCCGAGTGGGCGGACGTCATTGTGATCCTCGCCCCCGACCAGGTGCAGCGTCACCTGTACGCTGACGACATTGCGCCGCACCTGGCAGCAGGCAAGGCACTCGTCTTCGGGCACGGCTTCAACATCCGTTTCGAGTACATCCAGGCACCGGACGGCGTCGACGTGATCATGGTCGCCCCCAAGGGTCCCGGCCACACGGTGCGCCGCGAATACGAGGCGGGCCGCGGCGTTCCCGTCGCCGTCGCCGTCGAGAAGGACGCGACAGGCAACGCCTGGCCGCTCGTGCTCAGCTACGCGAAGGGCATCGGCGGCCTGCGCGCCGGCGGCATCAAGACAACGTTCACCGAGGAGACGGAGACCGACCTGTTCGGCGAACAGTCCGTGCTCTGCGGCGGCGTCTCCCAGCTGATCCAGTACGGCTTCGAGACGTTGACCGAGGCGGGTTACCAGCCGGAGATCGCCTACTTCGAGGTGCTTCACGAGATGAAGCTCATCGTCGACCTGATCTGGGAGGGCGGCATCGCCAAGCAGCGTTGGAGCGTCTCGGACACGGCGGAGTACGGCGACTACGTCTCAGGTCCGCGCGTGATCGACCCGCGTGTCAAGGAGAACATGAAGGCCGTTCTCTCCGACATTCAGGACGGCACGTTCGCGGCGCGCTTCATCGCGGACCAGGATGCAGGGGCCCCCGAGTTCCTCGCGCTGCGAGCCAAGGGCGAGCAGCACCCGATCGAGGCCACCGGCCGTGAGTTGCGCAAGCTCTTCGCGTGGAACTCGTCGAACGACGACGACTACGTCGACGGCGAGGTTGCTCGCTAA
- a CDS encoding sugar phosphate isomerase/epimerase family protein, with the protein MNVSVGLQLFSVRQSLASDPWGTLALVADAGFTRLEAANHNARNDPGVGFGVKADELRSRLADLDLSIVGCHINPLELDILPRVLDYQAELGNAQIGCDIEFYPYGDRDFVMRRAETFNQVGELARQRGMRFYYHNHFQEFQRFGDDYVYDLVLDNTDPELVKLELDTYWMYRGGQDPLDWMRKCADRVILLHQKDFPENAPQPLNLYDGVVSPTETIDMAVFEERKDTRCFTEIGTGALPIQDILDTAAGLPNFDYLFLEQDHTTLDEIESVRTSHDAFDSGFSGISWT; encoded by the coding sequence GTGAACGTCAGCGTCGGACTCCAACTCTTCTCCGTCCGCCAGTCGCTTGCATCGGACCCGTGGGGCACACTCGCACTCGTTGCCGATGCTGGCTTCACGCGACTGGAAGCCGCCAACCACAACGCCCGCAACGACCCCGGTGTCGGATTCGGCGTGAAAGCAGACGAACTGCGTTCTCGACTGGCCGACCTCGACCTGTCGATCGTCGGCTGCCACATCAACCCGCTCGAGCTCGACATCCTGCCGCGCGTGCTCGACTACCAGGCAGAGCTCGGAAACGCGCAGATCGGTTGTGACATCGAGTTCTACCCCTACGGCGACCGGGACTTCGTGATGCGTCGCGCTGAGACCTTCAACCAGGTCGGCGAACTCGCCAGGCAACGAGGCATGCGTTTCTATTACCACAATCATTTCCAAGAATTCCAGCGCTTCGGCGACGACTATGTGTACGACTTGGTGCTCGACAACACCGATCCGGAGCTCGTCAAGCTGGAACTGGACACCTACTGGATGTACCGGGGCGGCCAAGACCCGCTCGACTGGATGCGCAAATGCGCCGATCGGGTCATCCTTCTCCATCAGAAGGACTTCCCCGAGAACGCGCCGCAGCCGCTGAACCTGTACGACGGCGTCGTCTCGCCTACCGAGACCATCGACATGGCCGTGTTCGAGGAGCGCAAGGACACGCGCTGCTTCACCGAGATCGGCACAGGCGCTCTACCGATTCAGGACATCCTCGACACGGCGGCCGGCCTGCCGAATTTCGACTACCTCTTCCTCGAGCAGGATCACACCACGCTCGACGAGATCGAGTCGGTCCGGACCAGTCACGACGCGTTCGACTCCGGCTTCTCCGGCATCTCCTGGACCTGA